The stretch of DNA GAAGACGTTTATAATCCATATCCCAAAATCTTAATACCCAATGCCAGTTGCAGAAAAACtgttcaaaacatcaaagacaTTGTCGATGTTCCAAAACTCAAAcctaaaaaaccaaaaacatcCTTAGAAAACAAACATTCTAGTTCAAAagcaaaatcagaatcagaatcatcCACCGCAACAACAAccacttcatcatcatcttcacgTGCGATCACTGAATTACCAGAAGGACATCCATCACGCAACGTGGTGGATATAATTTTCCATACTAGTTGGGGCAATAAGGAGTTTCCGGGTCGGGTTGAAAAGGTGTTTAAGGTGCAAAACGGAGCACGAACTATGTCAAGGTTTGAAGAGTTTCGTGAGGCGGTGAAATCACGCGCCGCTGATTCTGTTGTTGATTCTGAGGGGAAGAATTGGGAGGAGAATGCAAGGTGTGTTGCTGATGGAAATGAGGTGATGCAGTTTCATTGTTTGGGTCCTGCTGATGATGGTGGTTCACACGGTGCTTGGTTGTTTCCGGAGCGTAAAGGGTCGGCGATTTGTACGTTTTCCGGGAGCGGTGGTGCGCATGAGTATGGCGGAGGAAGGAAGGGTAGAGAGGCAATGTTGGTTTGTCGGGTTGTGGCGGGTCGGGTTTCGAAACAACTTGGGTTTTTGGATTCTTTGTTGGATAAGCGAGTTGGGTTTGATTCAGTGAGTGGGGAAAATGGTGAGTTGTTGGTGTTTGACTCGCGTGCGGTATTGCCATGTTTTCTTATTATTTACAGCTTGTAAAAAAAATCgttattttatttacttatttgcatgtttcttcattttattttatttttaaaattttttatgatatatattttcattgttTGAGATCCTGAAATGCATTTTATAACTTGCATAATGGACGAA from Trifolium pratense cultivar HEN17-A07 linkage group LG5, ARS_RC_1.1, whole genome shotgun sequence encodes:
- the LOC123886835 gene encoding uncharacterized protein LOC123886835; translation: MASKWMRSLQCKSKAFEDVYNPYPKILIPNASCRKTVQNIKDIVDVPKLKPKKPKTSLENKHSSSKAKSESESSTATTTTSSSSSRAITELPEGHPSRNVVDIIFHTSWGNKEFPGRVEKVFKVQNGARTMSRFEEFREAVKSRAADSVVDSEGKNWEENARCVADGNEVMQFHCLGPADDGGSHGAWLFPERKGSAICTFSGSGGAHEYGGGRKGREAMLVCRVVAGRVSKQLGFLDSLLDKRVGFDSVSGENGELLVFDSRAVLPCFLIIYSL